The Accipiter gentilis chromosome 7, bAccGen1.1, whole genome shotgun sequence genome includes a region encoding these proteins:
- the TUBB3 gene encoding tubulin beta-3 chain, whose amino-acid sequence MSMLAPLRLLREPWNASEGNQSNAGAGSAWCQGLNIPSELFLTLGLVSLVENLLVVAAILKNRNLHSPTYYFICCLAISDMLVSVSNLAETLFMLLMEHGVLVVHTSIVRHMDNVIDMLICSSVVSSLSFLGVIAVDRYITIFYALRYHSIMTLQRAVVTMASIWLTSTVSSTVFITYCHNNAILLCLIGFFLFMLVLMLVLYIHMFTLARHHLRSISRQQKQPTVYHDSSLKGAVTLTILLGVFFICWGPFFFHLILIVTCPTNPFCTCFFSYFNLFLILIICNSVIDPLIYAFRSQELRRTLREVVRCSWAAAACTDPGAGGAGRGGTDGTGRDQRGVGAAPGAGRQEGCCGAAAAAADWLRGGGDVSARPGAAPGAYKGSGGSGAAPRAPGAAPAPCSCSRSLFPVSRSVPAQARPCSTMREIVHIQAGQCGNQIGAKFWEVISDEHGIDPSGNYVGDSDLQLERISVYYNEASSHKYVPRAILVDLEPGTMDSVRSGAFGHLFRPDNFIFGQSGAGNNWAKGHYTEGAELVDSVLDVVRKECENCDCLQGFQLTHSLGGGTGSGMGTLLISKVREEYPDRIMNTFSVVPSPKVSDTVVEPYNATLSIHQLVENTDETYCIDNEALYDICFRTLKLATPTYGDLNHLVSATMSGVTTSLRFPGQLNADLRKLAVNMVPFPRLHFFMPGFAPLTARGSQQYRALTVPELTQQMFDAKNMMAACDPRHGRYLTVATVFRGRMSMKEVDEQMLAIQSKNSSYFVEWIPNNVKVAVCDIPPRGLKMSSTFIGNSTAIQELFKRISEQFTAMFRRKAFLHWYTGEGMDEMEFTEAESNMNDLVSEYQQYQDATAEEEGEMYEDDEEESEAQGAK is encoded by the exons ATGTCGATGCTGGCCCCCCTGCGCCTGCTACGTGAGCCCTGGAATGCCAGCGAGGGCAACCAGAGCAATGCCGGGGCCGGCAGCGCCTGGTGCCAGGGGCTCAACATTCCCAGCGAACTATTCCTCACGCTGGGACTGGTGAGCCTGGTGGAGAACCTGCTGGTGGTGGCTGCCATCCTGAAGAACAGGAACCTGCACTCACCCACGTACTACTTCATCTGCTGCCTGGCCATCTCCGACATGCTGGTGAGCGTCAGCAACCTGGCAGAGACACTCTTCATGCTGCTGATGGAGCACGGCGTGCTGGTGGTCCACACCAGCATCGTCCGCCACATGGACAACGTCATCGACATGCTCATCTGCAGCTCTGTCgtgtcctccctctccttcctgggGGTCATCGCTGTGGACCGCTACATCACCATCTTCTACGCCCTGCGCTACCACAGCATCATGACGCTGCAACGGGCCGTGGTGACCATGGCCAGCATCTGGCTGACCAGCACTGTCTCCAGCACTGTCTTCATCACCTACTGCCACAACAATGCCATCCTCCTCTGCCTCATCGGCTTCTTCCTCTTCATGCTGGTCCTCATGCTGGTGCTCTACATCCACATGTTCACCCTGGCCCGCCACCACCTCCGCAGCATCtccaggcagcagaagcagcccaCCGTCTACCATGACAGCAGCCTGAAGGGAGCTGTCACGCTCACCATCCTCCTGGGCGTCTTCTTCATCTGCTGGGGGCCCTTCTTCTTCCACCTCATCCTCATTGTCACCTGTCCCACCAACCCCTTCTGCACCTGCTTCTTCAGCTACTTCAAcctcttcctcatcctcatcATCTGTAACTCGGTCATCGACCCCCTCATCTATGCCTTCCGGAGCCAGGAGCTCCGGCGGACGCTGCGGGAGGTGGTCCGCTGCTCCTG GGCCGCGGCCGCCTGCACCGACCCCGGGgccggaggggcggggaggggggggacggacggcACCGGGAGGGACCAGAGGGGTGTTGGAGCAGCCCCGGGCGCGGGGCGGCAGGAG GGTTGTTgcggcgctgcggcggcggccgccgaTTGGCTGCGGGGCGGCGGTGACGTCAGCGCCCGGCCCGGTGCGGCGCCAGGGGCCTATAAAGGAAGCGGCGGCAGCGGAGCCGCCCCCCGCGCTCCCGGTGCCGCTCCTGCTCCTTGCTCCTGCTCCCGTTCCCTGTTTCCCGTTTCCCGCTCCGttccggcccaggcccggccctgcAGCACCATGAGGGAGATCGTCCACATCCAGGCGGGGCAATGCGGCAACCAGATCGGCGCCAAG ttcTGGGAGGTGATCAGCGACGAACACGGCATCGACCCCAGCGGCAACTACGTGGGCGACTCCGACCTGCAGCTGGAGCGCATCAGCGTCTACTACAATGAGGCCTCTT CTCACAAGTACGTGCCTCGCGCCATTCTGGTGGACCTGGAGCCGGGGACGATGGACAGTGTGCGCTCGGGCGCCTTCGGCCACCTCTTCCGCCCCGACAACTTCATCTTCG ggcagagcgggGCCGGGAATAACTGGGCCAAGGGGCACTACACGGAGGGGGCCGAACTGGTGGACTCGGTGCTGGACGTGGTGCGGAAGGAATGCGAGAACTGCGACTGCCTGCAGGGCTTCCAGCTGACCCACTCGCTGGGCGGCGGCACTGGCTCTGGCATGGGCACCCTCCTCATCAGCAAGGTGCGGGAGGAGTATCCCGACCGCATCATGAACACTTTCAGCGTGGTGCCATCCCCCAAGGTGTCAGACACGGTGGTGGAGCCCTACAACGCCACGCTCTCCATCCACCAGCTGGTGGAGAACACAGATGAGACCTACTGCATCGATAATGAAGCTCTCTACGACATCTGCTTCCGCACCCTCAAATTGGCCACCCCCACCTACGGTGACCTCAACCACCTCGTCTCGGCCACCATGAGTGGCGTCACCACCTCCCTCCGCTTCCCCGGCCAACTCAACGCTGACCTCCGCAAGCTGGCCGTCAACATGGTGCCCTTCCCACGTCTCCACTTCTTCATGCCAGGCTTCGCCCCACTGACAGCCCGCGGCAGCCAGCAGTACCGTGCCCTCACCGTCCCTGAGCTCACCCAGCAGATGTTTGATGCCAAGAACATGATGGCCGCCTGTGACCCCCGCCACGGCCGCTACCTCACTGTGGCCACCGTCTTCCGGGGCCGCATGTCCATGAAGGAGGTGGACGAGCAGATGTTGGCCATCCAGAGCAAGAACAGCTCCTACTTCGTGGAGTGGATCCCCAACAACGTCAAGGTGGCCGTCTGCGACATCCCTCCCCGGGGGCTGAAGATGTCCTCCACCTTCATCGGCAACAGCACGGCCATCCAGGAGCTCTTCAAGCGTATCTCAGAGCAGTTCACGGCCATGTTCCGCCGCAAGGCCTTCCTCCACTGGTACACAGGTGAGGGGATGGACGAGATGGAGTTCACCGAGGCCGAGAGCAACATGAATGACCTGGTGTCTGAGTACCAGCAGTACCAGGATGCCACAGCCGAGGAGGAGGGCGAGATGTACGAGGACGACGAGGAGGAGTCGGAGGCCCAGGGTGCCAAGTGA
- the DEF8 gene encoding differentially expressed in FDCP 8 homolog isoform X1, whose translation MAYDERLARFRQAHLNPFNKAPEQQQEHPDGETPTPAQRPHPSPGDPEGTLDLGLAEDHFSRPVGLILASDVQQLRQAIEECKRAILALPEHSERQKDAVVRLIHLRLKLQELKDPDEDEPNIRVVLEHRFYKEKSKSVKQMCDKCSTIIWGLIQTWYTCTGCYYRCHSKCLPLVSKACVRAKVSHQAEYQLSICPESGLDSQDYRCAECRAPVSLRGVPSEARQCDYTGLYYCSSCHWNDLAVVPARAIHNWDFEPRKVSRCSMRYLALMVSRPVLKLREINPLLFNYVEELVEIRKLRQDILLMKPYFITCKEAMEARLLLQLQDRQHFVENDEMYSLQDLIDIEAGRLSCSLTEIHTLFAKHIKLDCERCQAKGFVCELCKEGDVLFPFDSHTSVCTDCSAVFHRDCYYDNSTTCPRCARLSLRKQSLFQDSGTEAEP comes from the exons ATGGCGTACGACGAGCGGCTGGCCCGCTTCCGCCAGGCCCACCTCAACCCCTTCAACAAGGCCcccgagcagcagcaggagcacccCGACGGGGAGACCCCCACCCCAG CCCAGCGGCCGCATCCGTCCCCGGGAGACCCCGAGGGCACCCTGGACCTGGGCCTGGCTGAGGACCACTTCTCCCGCCCCGTG GGCCTGATCCTGGCGTCAGACGTGCAGCAGCTGCGTCAGGCCATCGAGGAGTGCAAGCGGGCGATCCTGGCGCTGCCCGAGCACTCGGAGAGGCAGAAGGACGCGGTGGTGCGGCTCATCCACCTCCGCCTCAAGCTGCAGGAGCTGAAG GACCCCGATGAGGATGAGCCCAACATCCGGGTGGTCCTGGAGCATCGCTTTTACAAGGAGAAGAGCAAGAGCGTGAAGCAGATGTGTGACAAGTGCAGCACCATCATCTGGGGCCTCATCCAGACCTGGTACACCTGCACAG GCTGCTACTACCGGTGCCACAGCAAGTGCCTGCCGCTGGTGAGCAAGGCTTGCGTGCGGGCCAAGGTCAGCCACCAGGCTGAGTACCAGCTCAGCATCTGCCCCGAGAGCGGGCTGGACAGCCAGGACTACCGCTGCGCCGAGTGCCGTGCCCCCGTCTCCCTCC GGGGGGTGCCCAGCGAGGCCCGGCAGTGCGACTACACCGGCCTCTACTACTGCAGCAGCTGCCACTGGAACGACCTGGCCGTCGTGCCCGCCCGCGCCATCCACAACTGGGACTTCGAGCCCCGCAAG GTGTCACGCTGCAGCATGCGGTACCTGGCGCTGATGGTGTCGCGGCCCGTGCTGAAGCTGCGGGAGATCAACCCGCTGCTCTTCAACTACgtggaggagctggtggagaTCCGG AAGCTGCGCCAGGACATCCTGCTGATGAAGCCCTACTTCATCACCTGCAAGGAGGCGATGGAGGcgcggctgctgctgcag CTGCAGGACCGGCAGCACTTTGTGGAGAACGACGAGATGTACTCGCTGCAGGACCTGATCGATATCGAAGCCGGGCGCCTGAGCTGCTCCCTGACGGAGATCCACACCCTTTTCGCCAAGCACATCAAGCTGGACTGCGAG cggTGCCAGGCGAAAGGCTTCGTCTGCGAGCTCTGCAAGGAGGGTGACGTGCTCTTCCCCTTCGACAGCCACACTTCGGTCTGCACCGACTGCTCCGCTGTCTTCCACAG GGACTGCTACTACGACAACTCCACCACCTGCCCCAGGTGTGCCCGGCTGAGCCTCCGTAAGCAGTCCCTCTTCCAGGACTCCGGCACCGAGGCAGAGCCCTAA
- the DEF8 gene encoding differentially expressed in FDCP 8 homolog isoform X3, with translation MAYDERLARFRQAHLNPFNKAPEQQQEHPDGETPTPAQRPHPSPGDPEGTLDLGLAEDHFSRPVGLILASDVQQLRQAIEECKRAILALPEHSERQKDAVVRLIHLRLKLQELKDPDEDEPNIRVVLEHRFYKEKSKSVKQMCDKCSTIIWGLIQTWYTCTGCYYRCHSKCLPLVSKACVRAKVSHQAEYQLSICPESGLDSQDYRCAECRAPVSLRGVPSEARQCDYTGLYYCSSCHWNDLAVVPARAIHNWDFEPRKVSRCSMRYLALMVSRPVLKLREINPLLFNYVEELVEIRKLRQDILLMKPYFITCKEAMEARLLLQLQDRQHFVENDEMYSLQDLIDIEAGRLSCSLTEIHTLFAKHIKLDCEVRHAPAMDASRRARQRGTRVAGGRTDTGGTGAGAGG, from the exons ATGGCGTACGACGAGCGGCTGGCCCGCTTCCGCCAGGCCCACCTCAACCCCTTCAACAAGGCCcccgagcagcagcaggagcacccCGACGGGGAGACCCCCACCCCAG CCCAGCGGCCGCATCCGTCCCCGGGAGACCCCGAGGGCACCCTGGACCTGGGCCTGGCTGAGGACCACTTCTCCCGCCCCGTG GGCCTGATCCTGGCGTCAGACGTGCAGCAGCTGCGTCAGGCCATCGAGGAGTGCAAGCGGGCGATCCTGGCGCTGCCCGAGCACTCGGAGAGGCAGAAGGACGCGGTGGTGCGGCTCATCCACCTCCGCCTCAAGCTGCAGGAGCTGAAG GACCCCGATGAGGATGAGCCCAACATCCGGGTGGTCCTGGAGCATCGCTTTTACAAGGAGAAGAGCAAGAGCGTGAAGCAGATGTGTGACAAGTGCAGCACCATCATCTGGGGCCTCATCCAGACCTGGTACACCTGCACAG GCTGCTACTACCGGTGCCACAGCAAGTGCCTGCCGCTGGTGAGCAAGGCTTGCGTGCGGGCCAAGGTCAGCCACCAGGCTGAGTACCAGCTCAGCATCTGCCCCGAGAGCGGGCTGGACAGCCAGGACTACCGCTGCGCCGAGTGCCGTGCCCCCGTCTCCCTCC GGGGGGTGCCCAGCGAGGCCCGGCAGTGCGACTACACCGGCCTCTACTACTGCAGCAGCTGCCACTGGAACGACCTGGCCGTCGTGCCCGCCCGCGCCATCCACAACTGGGACTTCGAGCCCCGCAAG GTGTCACGCTGCAGCATGCGGTACCTGGCGCTGATGGTGTCGCGGCCCGTGCTGAAGCTGCGGGAGATCAACCCGCTGCTCTTCAACTACgtggaggagctggtggagaTCCGG AAGCTGCGCCAGGACATCCTGCTGATGAAGCCCTACTTCATCACCTGCAAGGAGGCGATGGAGGcgcggctgctgctgcag CTGCAGGACCGGCAGCACTTTGTGGAGAACGACGAGATGTACTCGCTGCAGGACCTGATCGATATCGAAGCCGGGCGCCTGAGCTGCTCCCTGACGGAGATCCACACCCTTTTCGCCAAGCACATCAAGCTGGACTGCGAG GTACGGCACGCACCGGCGATGGATGCTTCCCGCCGGGCCCGGCAACGTGGCACCAGAGTGGCGGGGGGACGGACAGACACGGGTGGCACTGGGGCTGGTGCAGGGGGGTGA
- the DEF8 gene encoding differentially expressed in FDCP 8 homolog isoform X2 yields the protein MAYDERLARFRQAHLNPFNKAPEQQQEHPDGETPTPAQRPHPSPGDPEGTLDLGLAEDHFSRPVGLILASDVQQLRQAIEECKRAILALPEHSERQKDAVVRLIHLRLKLQELKDPDEDEPNIRVVLEHRFYKEKSKSVKQMCDKCSTIIWGLIQTWYTCTGCYYRCHSKCLPLVSKACVRAKVSHQAEYQLSICPESGLDSQDYRCAECRAPVSLRGVPSEARQCDYTGLYYCSSCHWNDLAVVPARAIHNWDFEPRKVSRCSMRYLALMVSRPVLKLREINPLLFNYVEELVEIRKLRQDILLMKPYFITCKEAMEARLLLQDLIDIEAGRLSCSLTEIHTLFAKHIKLDCERCQAKGFVCELCKEGDVLFPFDSHTSVCTDCSAVFHRDCYYDNSTTCPRCARLSLRKQSLFQDSGTEAEP from the exons ATGGCGTACGACGAGCGGCTGGCCCGCTTCCGCCAGGCCCACCTCAACCCCTTCAACAAGGCCcccgagcagcagcaggagcacccCGACGGGGAGACCCCCACCCCAG CCCAGCGGCCGCATCCGTCCCCGGGAGACCCCGAGGGCACCCTGGACCTGGGCCTGGCTGAGGACCACTTCTCCCGCCCCGTG GGCCTGATCCTGGCGTCAGACGTGCAGCAGCTGCGTCAGGCCATCGAGGAGTGCAAGCGGGCGATCCTGGCGCTGCCCGAGCACTCGGAGAGGCAGAAGGACGCGGTGGTGCGGCTCATCCACCTCCGCCTCAAGCTGCAGGAGCTGAAG GACCCCGATGAGGATGAGCCCAACATCCGGGTGGTCCTGGAGCATCGCTTTTACAAGGAGAAGAGCAAGAGCGTGAAGCAGATGTGTGACAAGTGCAGCACCATCATCTGGGGCCTCATCCAGACCTGGTACACCTGCACAG GCTGCTACTACCGGTGCCACAGCAAGTGCCTGCCGCTGGTGAGCAAGGCTTGCGTGCGGGCCAAGGTCAGCCACCAGGCTGAGTACCAGCTCAGCATCTGCCCCGAGAGCGGGCTGGACAGCCAGGACTACCGCTGCGCCGAGTGCCGTGCCCCCGTCTCCCTCC GGGGGGTGCCCAGCGAGGCCCGGCAGTGCGACTACACCGGCCTCTACTACTGCAGCAGCTGCCACTGGAACGACCTGGCCGTCGTGCCCGCCCGCGCCATCCACAACTGGGACTTCGAGCCCCGCAAG GTGTCACGCTGCAGCATGCGGTACCTGGCGCTGATGGTGTCGCGGCCCGTGCTGAAGCTGCGGGAGATCAACCCGCTGCTCTTCAACTACgtggaggagctggtggagaTCCGG AAGCTGCGCCAGGACATCCTGCTGATGAAGCCCTACTTCATCACCTGCAAGGAGGCGATGGAGGcgcggctgctgctgcag GACCTGATCGATATCGAAGCCGGGCGCCTGAGCTGCTCCCTGACGGAGATCCACACCCTTTTCGCCAAGCACATCAAGCTGGACTGCGAG cggTGCCAGGCGAAAGGCTTCGTCTGCGAGCTCTGCAAGGAGGGTGACGTGCTCTTCCCCTTCGACAGCCACACTTCGGTCTGCACCGACTGCTCCGCTGTCTTCCACAG GGACTGCTACTACGACAACTCCACCACCTGCCCCAGGTGTGCCCGGCTGAGCCTCCGTAAGCAGTCCCTCTTCCAGGACTCCGGCACCGAGGCAGAGCCCTAA